The region GCCTCCGCCTTCGTCAGCGACAAGCGCCATCGCGCCGAGATCGCGGAGGCAAGACACGCGGGCCAGCGCTTGCTGCTGGTCAAGCCGCAGACCTTCATGAACCTGAGTGGGGAAAGTGTGGGGGCTTTGATGCGCTTCCACAAGCTATCGCCCCAGTCGGTGCTGGTCATCTATGACGACCTCGCCATTCCCCTCGGAACCGTACGCATTCGTCCCGATGGTTCCGCCGGAGGCCACAACGGGGTGAAGTCCATGATTGCTCATCTTCAAACGCAGGTTTTTCCGCGCGTTCGGGTGGGCATCGGCCCCCAGCCCCCCGGTATCAAGAGCGAGCAATTCGTTCTGGCCCGCTGGAATCCCACGGAGCGCCCTCTTCTTCCCGGAAGCATCGAGCTGGCGGTATCAGCGACCCGCGCGGTACTGGAACAGGGCACCGAAGCCGCCATGCAGGCGTTCAACGGACTGAAAGCGGCCGCCGGAGCTCCCTGAGCCGACGCGCTCTCGCTGCACCGAAGCCAGCAAGCGACCGTAGCAGACTCGTGCGAGGACGCCTCGGCACGAGTCCGGAGCGTCAGGGGGATCGCGCGAAACAGGCGTTCGATAGTACAATAACCGGGCGAGCATACACCTCAAACTCTTCCCCTGGATTCGTAGCCGTGAATCGACGCCACTTCATCCTCTGGCTCGGCAGCGTGGGTCTTGCCACCGCCGCTGGCAACATCCTGGCCAGGCCGGCCGACCTCGAAGCCGCGACCCTTCTTCGCAAGCCAGAACCGACGCTTCCGCCGGAGCCCACCCCCGTCCCGGCACGGCCGCTGAGCCTGGTATACGATCGCGACTACCAGCTCTACGAAGGGCCGCGAGTCGGGACCTTCTGGGAGAGTCCGACGCGCTTGCAGGCGATCGTCGAACGTCTGACTGAACTGGGCCTTCAGGTCGACA is a window of Candidatus Sericytochromatia bacterium DNA encoding:
- the pth gene encoding aminoacyl-tRNA hydrolase; its protein translation is MQLIIGLGNPGPGYADTRHNIGWLVLDALGTALGASAFVSDKRHRAEIAEARHAGQRLLLVKPQTFMNLSGESVGALMRFHKLSPQSVLVIYDDLAIPLGTVRIRPDGSAGGHNGVKSMIAHLQTQVFPRVRVGIGPQPPGIKSEQFVLARWNPTERPLLPGSIELAVSATRAVLEQGTEAAMQAFNGLKAAAGAP